Within the Miscanthus floridulus cultivar M001 chromosome 2, ASM1932011v1, whole genome shotgun sequence genome, the region CGATTTATGTTGCTGTCATTTGTTTTCAGCACTCGCGAAACACAGCCATAGCCTTGCACATCACATACGACactttttttggcaaaaaaaaatacAGTTCTACTATTTCAGCTCCATCGTTTACTGATTCACTGTGCTGTTTCTTACACCAGGTAATGCCACCTAACAAGATGTCGGCTTCACCGTTTTGTAACGTGCACAGGGTTATATTTCAGACATCCAGCATTCCTTAGCATCCTAGTCCTATAAAGCTAATACGGATTCCAGACCACCATAACAAAAAGTCAtcctgtaaaaaaaaaaaaactgttcctGAGCCTGCCTTTCGTAGCTTCACTAACGGTTCATAGCTATGGGTGTGTAATCCCATCGAAGACTTATCTGTTTGTTTGTTCGAAGTCTGAAAACTGCAAATGTACTCCCCAGACTGATATGCTATGTAGAAAACTAAACATATTCCTCAGATATCAACTCTTTGCAAACTCAAACAACCTGTGTAATATATACATCCTAAATATATATCTATGTAGCTTGTTAGCCACCGCGTTTTCTCCATATTCTCAATTTCACGTATGACTGTATATGCGCGCGATGGCGCGCGCTCCTACACTAGTTAATTAATAACCCTGACGCGATGTCTCGTGTCTCATGTGCGCTCATCAGTACGTCTGCGCCGATTAATCTATCGATCAATTAACTTATTCATTCATTAGCAACTGCTACTCCTACTTCGGAGTATCCAACCAGTCGATGCACCCGTTGTGGCGCGTCCTTCCTTTTTCGTTTTGGTtgaaaagccatggctgaaagtattatttactgatttattataagagaaaaacaatATTCGTTTATTTAAATAGTACGACTCATGAGACAAGAGAACGGGCTCTTGTCTACATCAACATCCTATCCCTCGTACGTACGTCCCGGATATTATTAACTACTAGTATAAGAGCAAATGGCCAAAGATCAGCGCTCGTTCTCCGACCAGCTCCGTCCAGCATATGGTCCTGCACATTCATACTGGCCGTGGTCCGTGGACGGTGGCGGGCCGGGCCCCATGCGTGCGTAACTGTGGACGCCTATGGCCAGTGTAAACGCACGGGCACGGCGGAGTGGTCCATGGTGTTCAGACGGTGACCAAGGGGTGTTCAGTAACTTTCAGACGGGTACGTCTACCGTGATGTTAGTTCTAGTTCAGCAGCATCGGGGACACGGACTACGACGTGCCTATCGTCTACGAGGCTCGTGGAGCTTTGGTGATCTTCAAAAGAACGTTTAAGGTGTATATGTTGTAGTTTCTAGGAGTGTGCGTGTGTGGTGGTGTGAGTGTATTGTGTTAAGTACAAATACTACAACTTATACAAAAAGGAGTTCAGGCTAAAAAAAAAACAGCATCGGGGACACGGACAGCAGTGGCTGCTACGCATCGGTTTCTCGACCCAGCCTGCCACAGTACTTGACAGCGTATCAGCGTCGATCTGGAAGCAAAACTGAAGCACCGGTCTGCAGTCAGCAACTTGCCCCGGCCCGCTGTAGTAGCAGTCTCTGGAGTCTGGACCGGCGGCCGTCGGGTCTGTGGGCTCTTTTGTTCGTGGAACGAGGACGAGCGAaggcagaggcagcagcagcagcagcagcaggtaccGGCCGTTTCCTCCGGACAGGGAAACCGAGAAAGAAGGACAACGGACGGGCTGTGTTGCTGGGCTGCTTCTATCCGACAAAAGAGGACGGGCTATCCAAAAGGCCGAAAACCGTGTGGGCTTCGTTTGTTTCACGGGCACTTCACACGcattccacatttgcactggagGAGCCCAGCTACGAGGGATCGGTAGGCTCTTTCGGTACTGCCATGGGCCCATGGCAACAAGTAAAGGTTGTTCAGCAAGGAAGCAATGAACACTAGACACTGCAGCAAGCTGCGCGGCGTCCGGGtgagagaagggaggaggaggcggcacGTGGTGGCGGGTACACGAGTTGAGGCCGAGGTGGGGTCCGTGGGAAGCTACGAAAGGGGAAGAGGCCTAACCGCCCCGGAGAATCCAAGACAAGGGGGTTATTCACGCCTGTTTATTACACTCCAGCCCGCCgccgcctcttcctcctccccttgacTCTCGGTCTTGCATTGACAGGCCAGTTGAGCTCCGAGCCATTGATTCGTGCAGCAGCGACACACAAGCAAGCAGGCAGTCAGGCAGCGAGAGCAAAGCAACCACCCCGCCCGCGCCACGACCCATGGCGCTAAGCTTCCACTCGACAACCGCCCCGCTGTTCGGCCACCACCGCCTCCCCGCCGCCGCGGACATGATGAGCTTCCTCCAGGACGACGACGACCACTCCGAGGTCACCGACGCGCTGCTCGGCTTCGTGTACGACCCGCTCGACGCCTCCAACGCCGCGCTCGACGACCTCCTCAGCCTCCCGCTCGACGGCGCCACCGGGGCCGAGTGGCATTGCGGCAAGAGGCAGCGCATTGGCACTGGCAGCCAGCAGGTGCCGGCGATGACGGGGGCTCTGACGAACAACGAGTACGTCCTGCAACTGCCActgccgcccccgcccccgcccccggtcCCGGACCCGACGACGCAGGTTCCGGAGCCGCTCGTGTTCGTGCGCGGCGCGGCCGCCAAcaaggccggcggcggcgcgtgccAATCCGTCCAGAAGTCGGCGGCGAGGCAGCGCCGGAAGCGGATCAGCGAGAAGACGGCCGAGCTGGCGCGCCTCATCCCCGGGGCGCACAAGCTCAACACCGCCGAGATGCTGGAGGAGGCCGCTCGCCACGTGAAGCTCCTGCAGGCGCAGGTCGGCGTGCTCGCCCTCATGCGCGCCGCCGGCTCAAGCGAGGTGCGTAAAACTGGCAACCGCGCCGCGcacgcattgcattgcattgcaattCTCAATGTCGATCCATGTCCCCATGTTTTTTTTGGGATCATGATGTCCCCATGTTTTCTAGGCACCTCATCACTGTGTTTCGTGTAACTGAATCccggtgcatgcatgcatgcaaatgcaGGAGGAGGAGAAGATGCCGTCGCCCATGGCGCAGGAGCGAATGCACGCGCTGCTGGCGTGCGGCAGCGTGCAGGAGCGGCTGGCCGCCGAGGGCAAGTGCCTGGTGCCGACGAGTCTGGTGGACGCCGTGGCCAAGGACGACGCCGCCAAGGCCAACCCGGTGGTGCGCAGAGACCTCGGCCGGTTCGTGGCGTCGCTGCAGCAAGGCCAGTGAGACGACGGCGGCGTCGAGTCGACCGGTCTCGGCAAGGCCGCCGCCTGCATCCGCGCGCGCGATCGATGGCCGGCTGTCCCTTTTTGACAACGCCGGCCGTGccagcgctgctgctgctgttgtgtGTGTTCCTGACCCCTGACCTGacctgacgatgacgacgacgtctGTCTATAGCTGATCCGTAAGTAGTAGATTGAGTAGGTGCCATCATGTTTATTTTTGGTGCATTTAATGGTCTTGTTATTATGTTAACGAACGCCGGTGTTCATGTTTAACGGCGCATTACCCACATTGATTAGCTTAATTTTGGCTGCAAATTTGCATTGCAGGCCCCCCTTTAATTTCCCTTAATTAGTGATAGAACATCAGTAGCTGTTAAGTTGTTATGGTGCTCACTAGGACACTTCGGTGACATCTTGTTGCAGATTGTTCTTTGAATGAATTCAATAAAATAAAGTTTTGCATGGTATGTATCTTCTCATTCTCGATGTGGATTGGATTGTGTTTGAACTGATGAAAAATGAACGTACCACGTCCACGGGACAGCAATTCGTTTCTCATGATTAGAGTTGCAGTAAGTATCCTTTGTTTCTAAGTTGAATATGGCATTGTCCCAAATCGCCTGCAGTAAGTACCACGCCACGAAGCCATGCAACGCAACCGCCCCACACGACAGCGACACGATCCTCGGCCATGCACGGACGTGACCTGGTCTCGCGCTATTCGCTGACTTCGTCGGGGAACCCTCAACCGCCGCCATTGGGCTGAAATCTTGCAAGGCCAGATTGGGCTGTGGGCTAAGAGACGGCTCAAGGTGACGCCGCCGCCTCCACTTCTCCATAGGTCCTGCCTATTCGCTGGGCCGTAGCTTTCAGGGACGCGGCGACGTGGCAGCCCATCCGTCCGTCCATGTGCACTCCAAATAGGGCCTAGGATACATGAGAGcttccaatatatatatatattttgaatGAAGAGCTTCCAATACATTGATTTGTTTCCTAACCTTTTTATTTCACATGAGAATCACTAATTTATTGTGTTGACTTCTTATTGCCACGTCTTACCTAAAAGCCTATAGCTTGCCTAATCTAAACCAAAGTGTTAAAAACAATTATCGTGTTAGTAGGAGATGACAACTTTTGTGTTTTCTAATCAGGAGTCATGACCACTGCAGGGGCGTttcaagcctttgtggcaagccacGTGGCGTCTAAACCAATACAATAAAGACTTCAACTTCAAAGCGAGGGGCGTTTCAAGCCTTTGTGGCATAAAAACGAACCTCATCTCTTTGCATCCGCATGCCGTTACTCTATGCACACGCATATTTGATCTGGTTGCAAGCATATAAATTTAGCAGGGTTAGCGGAACTGGCAGGGTAAATAAAAGGATGGCTCCAATTTTTACTTGATTTTTGTATTCTCTACTCCCCAAAAAGAGCAAATTGGACCCGTTCACTGCCGTGGTGAAGCCGGGGCGATCCCTTCAATTTTGCACCGACATGTGGTCCCCACCGCCCTCTCGGCCTCTCACTGCAAGCCCAAGCCGTCGCTctgcaagaaaagaagaagaagaagaagaagccttCGCCGCCGCGGTCTACTCCCGCCGCCGCTCCTCCCATGCCGATGCCGCAGCCTTGCCCCTGCACCCCCATACCCTGCCAACGGCGGCGGCCTACCCCTATCCcatcacgccgccgccgctcctccatCCCCCGTCGACCCTGCTGCCGCCCCGCCGCGTCCCTGCTCCGCCCGGTCGGCACCACGCCCCGCCCAACCCCTGCCTCCTCCTAATGTTGCCGGCGCTGTGCAACTCCCTCACAACCTGGTTGATGCCCGTCAGCTGCTCGCAAAATTACCTGCAAGGTTTCTGCTCAGATCTAGAGAAGTTGCCTGAGTGGTGAGTCGGAGATGGAGGTGGGCGTTGCTGCCCTGTCTTCTGTGTTGGTTGTGTCGGCGCTGCACGGAGTATTTTTGGAAGAAAAAGAGATCGCGCACGACATGATACAATCTCTCAGCTCCGTGCTCTATCCAAAAACGATTGTTTGTGACCAGGTGAGTCACTGCTGACTAGCACAGGTGTATTATCTTTGATTCTTCACTTCCTTAATATATCGTCAGATCGACTGGGCATGTGGAGCTTGGGATTTTCTAGAAAGAAAAATATACTAATAGATTTATTTTAGTTCTTTTTTTGCGAGCATATTTCAGTTCTTTTATTAGTTCTGCGCTTGAGTATTCACCGGGTGATAGAAGATGCTAGCAGATACTAGTGATAGGGCAAAACTGAACATTCACCTAATATTAAAAGTAGTAGTTATCTGATTTCATCCCTCTACTACTGGATCTTGACATATGTGGCTAtcttatttaaaaaaatattaaaaataaatGTTTGGTTTCAATTGGCAGGAGTCCAACGTGCCGAGAAACCTTACTTTTGGGTGAACGTTGATGGGACTTACCAAGAGGAAGGCGAAAAAATTGTTAAAggaaatatctggacaaggtcACCCTAGGGTTCTTCTTGTGTAGATGGTGTTGTAATTTTTCAGATGATAACTAACCAACTTTGAATTTGTCTACATGTCTCACTAGCCTATAGTGAAGCTTCTTAGTCCTGTTCTGACATTGTCAATACCCAACAAAGCAGCTAATCAATTTGGCGGTGATGCTGTTAACATGGTAAATCAAGCCATCCCTGACTACCTGGAACAAAGAACAACGCAGAATCTTTTTTTGTTGCGTTAGGGGCAAGCACCATACTCAAGCCAGGtgtcagagtccgatcaacatcagtaaggttctagagagccattttcatgaccggacgcgttcggtcagtgctgatcggacgctggttagAGTCTGGTCAGTAGTAGGAAAGCAAGATTtcgtccccaacagctactttcttagtgaggtttataaatagacccccaacagGCCATTTGAGTAGggtggagttgaggaaacatacctagggtgttgatacaccattttagtgatctccacttgcatagtgcttagtatttcattaggtgattagcgtaggtgctttgcgaagtgcttaggttgattagaccaccgcttatgcgcttgctctaggtttaggcctagtgtttagtgaggtttgtatacctcttaccactcggtggttgcgcgcactattgttgtacattggaggggcttgtagtcttgcgagatcacaccaaccgcatttgtggtgtggccgccactgtgtaccggaagggaacaaggcccatggcgtttCGACCAGAagtttgatagtgaagacggcggggagcatccgggagaggcttgccagaaggcacgtcggagacccacttgcgcgtggggaaggcccgaggctatccacggagttatccggacggaagcttggcccttgcgagggattccttgcgaggggcttcaaCGAAGActtgggggaagcttgcgcgtttctcgatacctcgataaaaataccggagtcgtcgactggagtttgcatatctctaccttactctttaagcttctgcatttacattgattatattactccttttgcggtagagatagcaatacactagcaaaaccgtagttgcacatttagatagtctatcttttgcatatgttttgctagggttagaaaaagaggccatattttaaaagttaaattttaagttgtctaattcactcCCTTTCTTAGGCGTCGTGGTCCCCTACAGAGGAAAAACTATAACTTTCAATGGCACATACGAAAAAGAGTATATATTTCAATGGCATTGAACAAATTTTCTCTAAAATATATTTTAACACTGATTTATTAGATattatatattttaatataaaaTCGATCAAAGTTAGACACTTAGTGGGGTTTTATCCCACTATTTTAAAGACTCCTATGTGTTAGAAATAGTATAGATAAGTTTCATCCTCGTAAAACCCATTTCATACCATTAATTTTTTATCAAATCTCTCTTTATCAATACCATGCCGTATCAACTTATCTGATGCCTATGAAACTCTCATAAAATCATATTGAGACGGGCCTAATAATGCCAGCCAGGCTATTAAATTACGCCAGTCAAAGCTAGACTCGTGAGTCATGATATTTTTTTCACTTATAAACTGTTCTATGCGTACATCAGAAATGaaaagagagaattccttatttgacatcaGACAAATGACTCGTTCCTTTTTTGGCCCTCAAAAAATttccgttccctatttgacaccgagttcaactttcattccttatacgacactccgttAGATTTTCCATCCGGGAACCGTTAACTGCCctgtgaaaagacgattttgcccatATGGTGTTGGAGATGACAGTTAGAAaacctaaagttttttttttgaaaaaaagaaacagaggcttgaaaaaaagaaacaggcctctgtttctttttttcaaaaaaaaaactttaggttTTCTAACTGTCATCTCCAACACCATatgggcaaaatcgtcttttcacagGGCAGTTAACGGTTCCCGGATGGAAAATCTaacggagtgtcgtataaggaatgaaagttgaactcggtgtcaaatagggaacgaaaattttttgagggccaaaaaaggaacgggtcatttgtctgatgtcaaataaggaattctcccaAATGAAAACGGGAAAGGCGCCCGGCCGGAACTAAACCCGTTTGATGCGTCTCCGCCGTTCCAGACTTCCAGCCCAGGACACAATCAAGGGCCGAAAGCCACCGCAGGCCCCAAGTCAGCCCATACCCAAAGTCCCCAGATCCAGTCCACTCACCACCCACCACAAGCCACACCGAATTCATCGACAGGACGACCTCGCCGGCGAGAGAGTGACAGatggaggcggcggcagtggcggccgGCGTGGAGCTCGGCTCCTCGAAGCCCCAGATCGCGACGCAGGCGGAGATGGCGGAGGCCCGGGTGCCACTCGCCTACCGCGACCAGTGCGCGCACCTCCTCATCCCGCTCAACAAGTGCCGCGTCGCCGAGTTCTACCTCCCCTGGAAGTGCGAGCCCGAGCGCCACGCCTACGAGAAGTGCGAGTACGAGCTCGTCATGGAGCGGATGCTCAAGATGCAGAAGATCCGCGAGGCGCAGGAGACCAAGGTCAAGGGCGGCGCCTCCATTGGCCTCATCCCGGCCACCGCAAAGCTCGCCTGATGCGGCCCGGGCCCGATCCGCTTGATTTAGGTGAGCCCCGACTCCGCCGCGCCGTTTCGAATTTCTTTTCTTCGGGATTTAGCTCGGCTGCTGTGACTGAGTTCGTGATTTGGATGTGAAGGCCACATATTGTGTCAGGTCCTTAGGGATTCTGATTGCGTGAGTGGCGAATCGTGCGCCCTTTTGTCAGGGGAAGCAACATTGGGCGGGTGATCCGTCAGATATGGTTTGGACATTAGGTTAATTTGTAGACATTCCAGACTAAGCTCCTGACTGAATGGTTAGGGTTTTCAGGAGCTGCTGTTGCCGAGTAGCACTTGCAGAGCTAATTTAGGTAGGGTGAACACAGAAATGTGACTCTTGATTCCTGGGAGCATGATGCTAGCTTGCTGCGAATATTAAGAATTTGCGATGAAAATCAAGCCACTGATATACATGAACATCTCATACCAGTCCAGACTTTTTTTTTGCTGCCCAGTGCTAGCTGCAGTTCCAACCATTATGCTGTTGTATAGTCCGTAGGTTTATATATTTTGAGTTGTGATGTTCATGTATCATGAGTACACAACAGTGCTAAAATGTTCAGAGATCAGTCTAGCTGGTAGGAATCTTAATGGAACTTCATGATATCTGCTGCCCTGTGACATGAATTTTTAGGGTTCCCAAACCACCTCAAATTGGTTACAGAGTCTAGATTACTGTTTGGTGATATTAGAACTAGAACTCTATTCTGGCATGTAGCTTCTCAAGTCACTGGAAGAAACAGTGGTTTAGCAAGGCCTAGATTTTTGTTTATTGAACCAATTTTGATATCGGAAGCTTTGTGCAATTAAAGCGGACAATGTACAGAGTTAGCAATTTAGTTTAGCTATGCAGGCATGTCATTCCAAGCACATCATTGCAGTGAAGCATCAAATTTAATCAAAACCTGTACGGTAAACATATCATAGCTTTACCTATGCCAATAAGCAGAATATTTCTCAACTATATCTACAGGTTGCTGCAGGCAATGTTGAATTCGAAGGAACTTGCCCAAGTTTCATTTTATAACATATTGAGGTGTCATATCGATTAAATAAAATGGAGTTGCCATTTCATACCACAATTTTTTTATGGTACCACCACTTAGCACTTTTGCAGTAATTTCCAGAATGTTAGGTCTTTTGGTCGGTGGGGGTAATATACTCGTTTTCAGGGGGATGCCACATGAAGAAACAAAAGAACTCCTTTTAGCTTCATTGTTAGAGATTTTCCAGACCCTTTGAGTTGAACTCTTCAACACGCTGCTTGTGCATTATAGCATTTGATCTTAAATACTCTGCGACAAACCCCTGTTCTTTCAGTTTAATCTGGTTCTTATGAGTTCATTTTATAGCAGGAAAATGCAATACCAAACTGATCCTTGAATACAATATACTGCCATGGGCGGACCCAGCCTTAGGCCACGTAGGCCTAGGCCTACCCTAAAATTTAGACCTTATTAGTACTAGGTAGATTTGAAGGTCCAAACTAAAAAGCCACGTAGGCCTAGGCCTACCCTAAAATTTAGACCAAATTATTAGTACTAGGTAGATTTTGAAGGTCCAAACTAAAAAGGTTCAACTTCCGTCTGCAGACCATCCCTCCGCTCGCCTGATCCTTGCTTGGGGTCAGCTTCTGCTGGGTTCAAATTATATATACCATATTAAATATGAGATATTTTTGCTAGGCATACCCTGGGTCCGCTACCACATCACTGTTCCTATGTAAGCAACGTAAATTTATTAGCCTAAGGGGCTAGCCTGCTACAGGCAGGTCTGTTCATCTGTTGCCCATTGGGCTTGCCTTGACTATCTTGCAATTGTTCCTTTAGTTGTAGGATGAGGAACCCCTTAATGAAGTGAAAACGGTAACCTTGTAGTGAAATTGAGATTTTACTTTTAAGCTTTTGGGCATTGTATCCAATCACAGATATTTCCACTGAACAGGATAACTACTGGTTGAACTTTACAATGGGGTTTGCAGTTACAAGCATAACATGGCCTGTTAAGTGGATAAGTGCCGGTAAATTTTTATTTCCATCTGCCACACCTAATTATTAGTTCTATTTCTTTACTATATTAGCTTTCCTTGTGTTGCTTATGGCTGGATACAAACTCAGCGCGATGTAACTGATCTGGTTAACATTAGCAATCGTTGTGGAAACCAGGGGACAGGGAATAGGAACTGTGCTTGTGTGAACAATAGCTGCTGTCAGCATGCAGTTTTACTCTGTGCGCATCCAATGCATGATGTTTGAAACATGTCGGATGTGATATTCAAGGAATCTTTTGGATCTGATCTGGATCATATGGTCACAACCTTCCCACTGTAAACCATGTCTTGTTAGCTTTTCTGCGGTCTTGTCTGATAATTCCATTTGCAACCTGTGACAACCGACAGCATGAAACAAACGACATAATAATAATGACAGTAGTACACCTACACGTAGTCTCTTCTGGCTGGTCAATGTCCATTTGTGTTTGTTTTGTCAATACTACCTTGGAGGGACTCCCAACACTTGCCTTTTACGAAATTCATCTTCAGAGTTATGTTatgactccccccccccccccccccccaccccaccccaccccaccccacccccacacCCTTTGGGTGAAACTTCGCAGGTACCTTTTTTTCGGTAGCTGCCACTGTTGATGAAGCCGTTGCACGCCTTTAGGCTGTTCACACACCCTAGTCTGGGTTAGGAATAATGGTGTTGATGTGCATCTTAGCTGAAGGTCAAATTCTTGGTTTTGAGCTGCAATTTGAGTTGCCATAGATGCTTTCTTTGTTACTATTTTGGAAACTGAAACCATAGTCATCGTGGCTTTGATGATATGGACCATTTGGTTTGCTTGTCTCCCATGTGAATGCATCACTACCTTTGACGCCTAGCCCATAGGGCCGTGTCAGATGATTCTGGGAATAAAAATATTCTCATCATCCTATTAGGAGGTCGGGTTGGTTATTCTATGCCATTATTTGTTTTGACCTGAAGCAGCGTTGGAACATAACACTGTTATACCATGTTACCTGTGGCTGTGGGACAATTTTGCTATGTCTTTGTTTCCTTGATGGCAGTAGTGCCTGTCCGGACactcatgttgatttcactttttGAGTAGCACATGCTCATTGTTCAGTCCTATTAACCAGCTGGATTTGTTTTGGACGTGCAGGTCTGCTGGTTATCGCAGCGTGCAGAGGCATTGTGCTGTGCAAAGGATCCTGAATGTTTGTTGTGTGAACAAACATGTGTTTGAATTTGGCATAAAGTTAACTGTTGTCTTCTTCCCTTTCCCT harbors:
- the LOC136540713 gene encoding NADH dehydrogenase [ubiquinone] 1 beta subcomplex subunit 7-like, which translates into the protein MEAAAVAAGVELGSSKPQIATQAEMAEARVPLAYRDQCAHLLIPLNKCRVAEFYLPWKCEPERHAYEKCEYELVMERMLKMQKIREAQETKVKGGASIGLIPATAKLA
- the LOC136540711 gene encoding bHLH transcription factor RHL1-like, with product MALSFHSTTAPLFGHHRLPAAADMMSFLQDDDDHSEVTDALLGFVYDPLDASNAALDDLLSLPLDGATGAEWHCGKRQRIGTGSQQVPAMTGALTNNEYVLQLPLPPPPPPPVPDPTTQVPEPLVFVRGAAANKAGGGACQSVQKSAARQRRKRISEKTAELARLIPGAHKLNTAEMLEEAARHVKLLQAQVGVLALMRAAGSSEEEEKMPSPMAQERMHALLACGSVQERLAAEGKCLVPTSLVDAVAKDDAAKANPVVRRDLGRFVASLQQGQ